Genomic window (Bradysia coprophila strain Holo2 chromosome X unlocalized genomic scaffold, BU_Bcop_v1 contig_98, whole genome shotgun sequence):
acgtttttgtttgtacttTTCGCGCTCCTTCAATCGTTTCACTTTCTTTTTCTCCTCCCAATCGGCCAGTTTTAAAAGCTTTTTTCGTTGTCGTTTCGATAGACCGTTCTGTAAAAATGCAAATCGATTGCCAATGTTGATAGCAAAAAATACTAGTAGTCTCAATTACTTACAGCCGGTGCAGCCTCACTGACTGCATTCTCAATGGGATCAGCAGTAATTTCGGGCTTTTCTGCCCCCACGTCCACAATCTCAATTGAATCATCAGAAACTTTCGGTTTTTCGGTTGCCGGTAAATTGTCTCTTTCAACAGAACCATACATCATCATCGGACTGTGCAATGATAAATGTTGAGCAAATGGTAACGGTCATCAACCTTTCGTACGATTTATCATCggtttttaacaaaattgggaaattattgaaatcgaCCACCGTGTGCGTGGTTTATAATATTGTAAACAACAAGTATGTGACGTTTCATTTGTCATATGCTTTGTCTATAGAAGAGCCGATACctccaataaacatttttaccgTTTGTTCATTGTTCCACGCACGCGTCGGCTAATGATGACAAACAGTGGTGCCAATTTCTTTCTACAGACTGCACAGACTACATGTTACCTATGTAAACGTTGTAGCCTCATACTTTACCTCGCCAATTGGaccaattttacatttatctCGGATTTTCGTCCCTTTTCATGCAAATTGGTATACGAATACCTGCTTATGACGGTTCATTTGAGGCAATTTTACGAGCTGTACCTAAACGTAGCGCTCAAACAggtacataaataactattacatggtAAAGTgtggtaaagtgcactttacgtcactgtttgtgacTGTTTGCTCAGCTACAACAAGTAATTGCTTGAAAATTATTGCATTGGCTTATGTATCTACTTCACTCTCCTTCACATCATGCCGCAACCCTCACCCTttccaaaatatcaaatttacatGTTCCACATCACGTAAAATACTGCACGGGcgtatttcaaaattttcattttgcggAGTGTGATTACAACCTGGCCGCTCgtcaaaatagaaatttgaaGTACGCGTAATACGTAATGTACAATtacccaaagtatataaacactgaaggtaccACACACCCTCTGGGAATAGGGAATAGGGATCCcaactttcgggtgaataaaAGATTTGTTGCATCTGTTATGTTTGATGTAATAATGTTGTCAGAACTGCGTTGCTCAGTATAGAGTGTTTAAGTGAGAGAGATGGCGAAACGATAACCTATTGTTCCAtctcggggtctgctgtcagattcttttgtattatcgatgacagcagaccccgagttgattttccatctcgctctacTCAAACACCGTATACAATTTTCTGTGTTGTGTTAGTTGAGTATTGAGATGCAACATAACAAAGTCAATTTTACTCGTGTCCAACGtcatgaaaattatattcaccctAAAGTAGGAATCCGCGTGTTCTTGCGGATCTGcggtaccttcagtgtttatctACTTTGCTATTACCGATGGAATTACGGGTCTAGTCCACcgtaaaaaagaatttttgaaacttttcgAGACTCTTACGGAAATATAGAAAGTtccaaagtaattttttttttttttctcataaaattttatttatttatattgatgcgacaaaaaagactgctcacaatagtggcgcagccagtaaaaaatcgatcttttcatataaaaaaaaaattacaataaataaaaatcatcaattttcttcttccctaatgttcccaaaatgcaAGCGGCATTTCCACGTTGTATCGCGATTGATAATCTTTGTAAAAGATAATCTTTCGATTTAGCTTCACCAGTtgcttttttcattaaagaacCCAATTTGTctatgaatttctttgtttctgggCCCATACAACCTAGCGTCTCGAAAGCGAGTGGTGttagtaaataattttgttttagagaaatatAATGGTTATGCTTATGTCTCTCAGCTTTGTCTGCTATTGTGCGAGCTTTCTTTGAAAGTAATTGTTTCAACATCACGGTCATCGCATCCATGAAATTACCGCTCTGGTGCGTCAGCTTGTTCAAATGACTGGCAACACTGTGCTCTAATTCTCAAGATGTCGAGTGTTAACTTTAtacttaaatttatattttgaatcaaaaatacAGTCAAACGTCAGCAGGTTGCTTCACAGCAAGTGAATTTGTTTCATGAATGAAGTTTTTCCGAATATCATTGTAAAGATATGGTTATTGGTGCATTCGTTCGGGCGGAATAGTGTTACTTTACCTTGAACCTCATCGATTCATATGTCTTTTGTGTTGGTCTGTTTATGCCCCAATTAAAATCGAGACCTTGCAGATCAAAAGAATCGCTCGTCCGTGTAAAATAGTATGGACCATTCAACATCTGGCGCTGATAGTTTGTCAGATGAACGGCTGAGCTAttgtcaaattaaaattgaagacGATCAACAAGTTCAATCCGCAAATAATTATGACAATACCGAGTATCacacacaacaacaaattaaaatggaagACAAGTCCAATCAAAACGTTAACATAAACTCAACCAACAACAATATGAGCATTGAATTATGCTTAGTGTGTAGCGATAGGGCGTCTGGACGTCACTATGGCGCTATTAGTTGCGAAGGATGCAAAGGTTTTTTTAAGCGATCAATTCGTAAACAGTTGGCCTATCAGGTTGGTTTAATTGTGTAGATGATGTGCATAATATGATACCGTTAGATCTCAACTGTTTCACTCCATTGCAGTGCCGCGGTACTATGAATTGTGAAATAACAAAGCATCACAGGAATCGTTGTCAGTATTGTCGTTTGCAAAAGTGTCTGGCTTGTGGCATGAGAAGTGATTGTACTTAAAGCCTTTAAATGGGTGCATGAATGATTAAAGTTGTACAATTTTACGCATTTTTCAGCTGTACAACATGAGCGAAAACCAATGCTCGACAAAAAGGAGATACCGGCTGCCGGCACGGCTGCGAACGTTTCCACATCGAATGTAGCGGGTAACTCATTGAACAGTGGTGGTTCGGCTCAATCGGGCGCGTACTCGCAAAATCGGGCTGGGCAAAAGCCTGGCTTTTGGAGAGGTGACTTTGCTAGTAACCAAAACGACAACTCGAACATTTCCAATATGTTTCcggtgaatttttcttttgccgAATTGACTAGCACGTTGGCGCAACGGGGAAGTGAGTACAGAGAAgatcattttctttaaatatttgcCATGTCAATGTGTGTGAACTATCTGTATCCGAAACTACCTCAGACATTGTCCAAAGTTCTccttgaaaataatttgcagTCGGCAAACTTTTCTTTCCAACAATTTCGTCTAAAACAATTTCGTTCCACTTGCAGTTCTAGCTCCAATCTACCCATCTGACCAACTAACGGTAACGGCTATTCCCAACGACGATGAAAATTCACTGGACCATGCACCGATCAATTCACCAGCCACAAATACACTGAACAATTTAACCACTGAAGCATCCAATGTTCTACAGTCAACGatcgataaaaatattataaatcaaGCTCTGGATCTGatatcgaaaattcaaaatgaaactcATAACAACAACCAAACGCCGAACTacaacaataatttcaaagaCGAAATCGACGACGATGATTTCAACGATCTCAATTTGGACGATCCGCTGTTGAATGATCAAGACATTTCGTTCAATCTACATCCGCCAACATTAGTGCCAGCGTACTTGAACGTGCACTATGTTTGCGAAAGCGGCAGTCGACTTCTATTTCTATCGATTTATTGGGCCAAGCAAATTCAAGCATTTAAAGTGTTGAGGTGAGACTAATACCTTTCGTTGCGGTGAAAATTCTCATGTGATTTTGTTGATCATTAAACGGATTTcgtttttcccaaaattttctttagtgAGGAAACTCAAGTTACGTTACTGCGAAACGCATGGGTGGAAATATTTGCCCTGGGACTGGCCCAATGTTCGCAGACATTATCGATACCCACCATAATATCGTCATTGGTCAATTACGTGAAAACCGTGATATCACAGGAGAAAGTACCGCCCAGTGGTGTCAAGAAAATTGTCGAACATGTTTGGAAATTGCAGGAATTTGTGTCTGAGATGAGTCGCTTGGAGCCGGACGACTGTGAATACGCCTATTTGAAGTTAATTTCATTATTCAATCCAGGTCAGCGCaatgtttccttttttttgtttttataaaccAAAAAACAACTCGCAACAAAACTCATTTTCCCTCTTTTACAGACAATGTAGGAGTTCAGCCAAATCAACGtccaaaaatcgaaaaagtcCAAGAGCTGGCTGtccattttttgaaaaatgcgACAAATCAAAGTTCGTCACATCATGACAGCCGAGTGTCTAGGCTATTACTGAAAATCTCCATGCTGCGTACATTAGATCCGGTGGTCATtgaagatttattttttacgaatttgtTGATCGGGCAGGTGCAAATTGAGAATGTGATTCCGTACATACTTAAACTGGGTGGAGCTGGAGTAAGTAATTCATGAAATAAGTTAATAAAAGACAGTTAGCGTCCGTATTTTCCTTTGTAAAAGGTATAACTAAGAAGTGAATGGAGACAGACTCGGTTTTTGGTTACGTAGATCAAAGAGTCAGTCAATTTattcgaatttaaccacaaCAACTTTccggaaaatgaaaattgtttctctTGTTACTGTATGCACGTCAGTTCTAGAAAGCTgacttttgttaaattttctcatacatGAAGCAATGTACGTATTGTTTTCTGCAGTTTTCTATAATTGATCACTGCGCTTAGAATATTGTTATTGTATTAAGAATGTCATCAAGTTCACCCAaggaatatttttggaaaaacatttttcttgaattttccaacatttttcgagaatttccaatgtttttcttgattttcctaaaatataaaagtgcaggaaaatacggaaaacttagaaaaatatgggaaaaatgttttcccaaaaatagttccGGCGTTGTCCTGAACCTGATCTTCACCTGAATGTGAATTTAAGATTTCAGCTTGAATCCGACCtaattcaaatcaatttttctcaAATCCGGTTCTGGCTAAACTGACCTGTTCTGAGTTCTAATTGTACAAACGTCAACGACGAATTAGTATTATAATTTGCGAGAGCTATCGAATTGGTAAAGATCATTTTTCTTGCATTTGTCCACGGTTTTCTACttctaaaagatttttacCGGTAATGGAACGATTCTAATTCCATTGTAGAAATTTCGAACTTATATCCACGGATTTCGTCATTCTAATATTTACGAGCCATTTCCCTATCCCAGTGACATGACTTACCCGCAACGGTTTAAATCTTTGCTCAACATTTAACTATGAATTTTCGGTCAAATTagcgaattaataaatttgttaGGAACGTTTCCAACAAAAAGAATTGTTGGGCTCACCATCTAAAATCTTCTTTTTGTAGACTCATTCGATTCTTAATCATTAAGAACATGCTAAAAACTAATTTAGGGTTTATTGTAAAgcgaaagaaaacatttttggggGGTAGCCCAAAGATATTTTGGTTGTTAAACGTTCCCACTCGGAGTGACTCCAAACGATCTGGTAACGATCCCTAAACGGTCTGTTCCAAACGGCGTTGCGTACAGTATATTTATGCAGACAAAAACCAATgagatttatttcattttttggtcattttttaatttttgaaatgaaaaattgtgtagataacacaaacgaaaaaattataGCCTTCGGCACGGGCTACAAACTTTGCATACGATTCAAAACTTTTGATCCAAATTTACTATTGAAAATTCTATCGAATTTCTCCCAGCCACTTACACGATTGACTTTATTTCAATTGGTAAGTGCCTACAATTGCTGGTGCTCAATGAGCATAATAATGTGGAACGACGAGAAATAAAACAATGTTAATaattatatcgaattatcaCTAGTATTATATTAAGTATTAGTACATTGTACTTACAATTATTATATATTTGCAATTGGAGATTAAATCATATTTTCTCCGATATATATTttgatagatagatagatttaTTTATGTGTTGTTTTTAACTAAAGcaaaaagaataaatattttcagaagaAAAAGAGGAAACGAAATTTCACTGAGTTTTTATTGGATGTGAAAGCTACGCGGCAATATTGGTGTCGACCTCACAAAagttacagtcagaggcagtgaattttcagcatgaatttgcttcaactgcttttcagctgattgtatgtgtggatcaaaaatatttaaacttgtttatacggttgatgCTGCTACACGAACGAGCGTGTTAGTTGTGAAATCGTATAAAGACGtttaacagttttgattgtttgtgtggatcagctgaagcaaagtcatgctgaaatttcactgcctttgactgttgTGGAAAAATGTCAGTAGAAAGCTTTTAGTAAAAGCAGATCATCTGAATGATGAGACTAGTTTTTCCATTTCTCTAGTTTCTAATCAAATGTGAGTTCTTGAGTAAaaggaaaacttttatttgttTGGTTCGAGATACCAGAAAGAGTCAGAAAAGTGCTATAGCAGAAGACTGGTCAAAGTTGGTTTTTTTACATATATCTGCGACATTGTGTCACCAACAGCGCTAAACCtttagaatttgaaaaaatcgcacaacaaaaaaaaaagatttttcacacaaaaaaacccCAAAAACTGAATATGGGGAAAATATGGGGATCTATTTGGttcaatttaatcaaaaacatACTTTCATCGAATGGGATGTATTGAGCGTGGTATCTTTCGAAAGCTGTGATGTCAGTTTTTACGATTCAGTCCAATTTGGAGCTTAACACATTGCAGAATAATGCTCACGCTGCAACTTTAGACACCCTGGAAAGTAGTAAAGGAGTCGAGGGttacctccaaataaaatttacaaaaatctaaaatttaatttttgattttttggaatttatttggaggtattcctcgactccttTACTAATTTCCAGGGTGCTTAAAGTCGACAAGTCACAGTAACCGGCAAAGTTTTAAAGTTTCAGTTTGTTGAACATGtttgacaaaaatgtttcactgAGGGATGAACAAATTGTATGGGGAAGACATCTGCCTTCATTTCATCGACTTTTGTTTCCAACTCCCAATAGATTCCAATAGATCTCCATACTCTTCCATACTCATCTGTAAAAGCGATCACCCtagtaattttaaattgatttcaaaaagCTTACCTTTGCTAGTATAGATTAGAATCTAGAGCTCGTTTATTCAAAGTAAACATGAAACTTTTTGTCAAAACGCCATGTTCGGGAAAACTGGCTGACCTACATGGTAAAACTGACTGACTTACACTGTCCGATAACGATCTTCAACATGCTAGTGCGATTTCTTCTTGAATGCAACCAGAGTTCAGACGTTCAAAAcaataacataaaaaattcGACTCACCCTACTAAACATATTTAAAGAAAGCTACTGACCAGACTATACTAATAGGAGGATTGTAAGTTAAGAGTCCACGGACTGAGCGTGAATTGGGCTACTTGGCCATTGAGTGAGGTAGTGGTTTATCTATATCTCTATTCTTCTTCCGTTTCTAGTTAGGACATCAACATTCAAATGCAATaacttttcacaattttattattgcatCATAAAACGTAATGGTAACATTGGTATGGTATGTGTGGAGGCTTAGTTTAATGTTCACAGTGGaccttgattttattttgaataaatgcgCCTTAGAGGCAGTACACAAATTTCGATTCAACAAAATCTCAATCATAAATTAGAATGTCTGACCCTCATGATTTAAAAGCCACTGTTTCCGTTCGATACCGCACGAAAATCCACCAAGTTTTCCATTCTTGTTAATGACACGATGACATGGAATCAATAACAGAATGCGATTAGCTCCATTTGCCGTTCCGACTGCTCGTACCGGTGCAGTGGTTGATGATTTCGGTCTAACAGACTTCACATTGTCTGCCAGTTGAGCGTAGGATATTTGCTTACCGAATGGAATGTTTCTCAATTCGTTCCACACctgaatttgaaaatcggtacCATGCATCGAAATGGGTGTCGTGAATACTTCCAGCGTACCATTGAAATAGTCGGTCAACTCCCGTTCCAACAAATCAATTGGTTTCGACCGGCCTTTAGTGATATGGGATCTTGTTTTGTCGGTAATTCTTTTCAGTTGCGCATacgaaaattctttctttAGCACTTGTAGTAGATAAATGGATTTGTCATTGCCCACCGCTAGCAATTCGCCAATTGGAGTGTCGATTATTGCAGCAGTAAGTTTATTCTTGTTCCGTTCGCCTTTATATGAGAAATCCTCCAGGATCTTATTGAATTCGGTCTCGCTCTTTTTGGTTGGCATTGTGAATGTGAAGTGGAAATTTTTAGAAGTGGAAAAGTGTCTGATCCTTGTcaaataaatcacaaaaattaacaagtTGAACTGTTTGATCGTGTgatttcacaacaaaaattcaaaatacgCCGCAGTTAAACTATGCTGACAAACACTTTATGCCATTCGAACGTCGTATAATATAAAGTCGCGTGTATAACACTGTcgaatgtatgaaaattgaaaatgtagtaGATGAATTGAACATAAACCGATAAGACCGCGAAGCAATGATTAAAACAATCTCCTCATTTTGTTCATACGAATATTTATCAGTCGCAAAATTATTTCCTCAAGTATTTATATCACTCGCGTCCTAATTTTACGTTAGAGAAATTTACTACGAAAATAAGATATTGACGCCCCCACACTTCATGCTTGTT
Coding sequences:
- the LOC119070603 gene encoding orphan steroid hormone receptor 2 isoform X2, which gives rise to MDHSTSGADSLSDERLSYCQIKIEDDQQVQSANNYDNTEYHTQQQIKMEDKSNQNVNINSTNNNMSIELCLVCSDRASGRHYGAISCEGCKGFFKRSIRKQLAYQCRGTMNCEITKHHRNRCQYCRLQKCLACGMRTVQHERKPMLDKKEIPAAGTAANVSTSNVAGNSLNSGGSAQSGAYSQNRAGQKPGFWRGDFASNQNDNSNISNMFPVNFSFAELTSTLAQRGILAPIYPSDQLTVTAIPNDDENSLDHAPINSPATNTLNNLTTEASNVLQSTIDKNIINQALDLISKIQNETHNNNQTPNYNNNFKDEIDDDDFNDLNLDDPLLNDQDISFNLHPPTLVPAYLNVHYVCESGSRLLFLSIYWAKQIQAFKVLSEETQVTLLRNAWVEIFALGLAQCSQTLSIPTIISSLVNYVKTVISQEKVPPSGVKKIVEHVWKLQEFVSEMSRLEPDDCEYAYLKLISLFNPDNVGVQPNQRPKIEKVQELAVHFLKNATNQSSSHHDSRVSRLLLKISMLRTLDPVVIEDLFFTNLLIGQVQIENVIPYILKLGGAGVSNS
- the LOC119070606 gene encoding methylated-DNA--protein-cysteine methyltransferase produces the protein MPTKKSETEFNKILEDFSYKGERNKNKLTAAIIDTPIGELLAVGNDKSIYLLQVLKKEFSYAQLKRITDKTRSHITKGRSKPIDLLERELTDYFNGTLEVFTTPISMHGTDFQIQVWNELRNIPFGKQISYAQLADNVKSVRPKSSTTAPVRAVGTANGANRILLLIPCHRVINKNGKLGGFSCGIERKQWLLNHEGQTF
- the LOC119070603 gene encoding orphan steroid hormone receptor 2 isoform X1, which codes for MDHSTSGADSLSDERLSYCQIKIEDDQQVQSANNYDNTEYHTQQQIKMEDKSNQNVNINSTNNNMSIELCLVCSDRASGRHYGAISCEGCKGFFKRSIRKQLAYQCRGTMNCEITKHHRNRCQYCRLQKCLACGMRSDSVQHERKPMLDKKEIPAAGTAANVSTSNVAGNSLNSGGSAQSGAYSQNRAGQKPGFWRGDFASNQNDNSNISNMFPVNFSFAELTSTLAQRGILAPIYPSDQLTVTAIPNDDENSLDHAPINSPATNTLNNLTTEASNVLQSTIDKNIINQALDLISKIQNETHNNNQTPNYNNNFKDEIDDDDFNDLNLDDPLLNDQDISFNLHPPTLVPAYLNVHYVCESGSRLLFLSIYWAKQIQAFKVLSEETQVTLLRNAWVEIFALGLAQCSQTLSIPTIISSLVNYVKTVISQEKVPPSGVKKIVEHVWKLQEFVSEMSRLEPDDCEYAYLKLISLFNPDNVGVQPNQRPKIEKVQELAVHFLKNATNQSSSHHDSRVSRLLLKISMLRTLDPVVIEDLFFTNLLIGQVQIENVIPYILKLGGAGVSNS